The following proteins are co-located in the Periplaneta americana isolate PAMFEO1 chromosome 12, P.americana_PAMFEO1_priV1, whole genome shotgun sequence genome:
- the LOC138711029 gene encoding peroxiredoxin-6-like, translating to MRLGATIPNFDANTTKGPINFYEWQGDSWCVMFSHPSVFTPVCTTEIGAIASYSNEFKKRGVKVITLSCEKLDSHLDWNADINSYCNIPEDFPYPMVADETRELAIKLDLIDENSKDNPKEAKMVRAVYIIAPDHTVKMLMMYPGLAGRNVDEILRVIDSLQLTSRLKIVATPANWTPGTKVLILPRVKDEELPELFPKGVEKVNLPSGRSYVRTTTDY from the exons ATGAGGCTCGGCGCTACCATCCCCAACTTCGACGCCAACACCACCAAGGGGCCCATCAATTTCTATGAATGGCAGGGAGACTC ATGGTGTGTTATGTTCTCACATCCTTCAGTTTTCACTCCTGTGTGCACCACAGAGATCGGTGCCATTGCTTCCTATAGCAATGAGTTTAAGAAAAGAGGTGTCAAAGTTATAACACTCTCTTGTGAAAAACTCGACTCACACCTAGATTGGAATGCA GACATAAATTCTTACTGTAACATTCCTGAGGACTTCCCATATCCCATGGTTGCAGATGAGACTCGAGAACTGGCAATAAAATTGGATTTGATTGATGAGAATAGTAAGGACAACCCCAAGGAAGCCAAGATGGTGCGTGCAGTCTACATTATTGCTCCTGACCACACAGTGAAGATGTTAATGATGTACCCAGGCCTTGCTGGCAGGAATGTCGA TGAGATCCTCCGTGTGATCGATTCCCTGCAGCTTACAAGCAGACTGAAGATAGTGGCTACTCCTGCCAATTGGACG CCTGGTACGAAAGTGCTGATTCTGCCAAGAGTGAAGGATGAAGAATTGCCCGAGCTGTTCCCTAAAGGAGTAGAAAAAGTCAATTTGCCTTCAGGTCGTTCATATGTGAGGACGACAACagattattaa